From Budorcas taxicolor isolate Tak-1 chromosome 19, Takin1.1, whole genome shotgun sequence, the proteins below share one genomic window:
- the INPP5K gene encoding inositol polyphosphate 5-phosphatase K isoform X2: MEAMSPRTEPRCRTLSIHVVTWNVASAAPPPDLSDLLQLNNLNLNLDIYVIGLQELNCGIMSLLSDTAFEDPWSSYFMDVLSPLSFVKVSSVRMQGLLLLIFAKYQHLPFIQVLSTKSTPTGLFGYWLYGYYVSIINCHLPPHMANNDQRLEHFDRILEMQNFEAQDTPNILDHDLIVWFGDMNFRIEDFGLHFVRESIRNQRYSDLWEKDQLGIAKRHDPLLREFQEGSLLFPPTYKFDKNSNNYDTSEKKRKPAWTDRVLWRLKRQSQTDFHTPALSAPFALFLRSYVSHMVYTISDHKPVTCTFDLELKPLVSAPLITLLPEGPCTMESDLLISYCLAADFLSSPWDWIGLYKVGLRHINDYVSYVWVKDNQVSFSDRLNQVYIDISDIPETEDQFLLFYYSNNLQSVVGISKPFKIQPFSFLEEDPLDEAQPQI, encoded by the exons ATGGAGGCCATGAGCCCACGAACCGAGCCGAGATGCAGAACGCTCAG CATACATGTCGTGACGTGGAATGTGGCCTCTGCCGCACCCCCTCCAGACCTCAGTGATCTGCTTCAGCTGAACAACCTGAACCTGAACCTGGACATATATGTCATTGG TTTGCAGGAACTGAACTGTGGGATCATGAGCCTCCTTTCCGACACTGCCTTTGAAGACCCATGGAGCAGTTACTTCATGGACGTGCTTTCCCCTCTGAGCTTCGTCAAG GTGTCCAGTGTCCGCATGCAAGGGCTCCTCTTACTGATCTTTGCCAAGTACCAGCATTTGCCCTTTATCCAGGTCCTGTCTACTAAATCCACCCCTACCGGCCTCTTCGGGTACTGG CTTTACGGCTACTATGTCAGCATCATCAACTGCCACCTGCCCCCCCACATGGCCAACAATGACCAGCGGCTGGAGCACTTTGACCGGATCCTGGAGATGCAGAATTTTGAGGCACAAGATACCCCCAACATCCTGGACCATGA cCTCATTGTCTGGTTTGGAGACATGAACTTTCGGATCGAGGACTTCGGGTTGCACTTTGTTCGAGAATCCATAAGAAATCAGCGCTACAGTGACCTGTGGGAGAAGGATCAG CTCGGCATCGCCAAGAGACACGACCCACTGCTGCGGGAATTCCAGGAAGGCTCCCTGCTCTTCCCACCCACCTACAAGTTTGATAAGAACTCCAACAACTATGACACCAG tgagaAAAAGCGCAAGCCTGCTTGGACTGATCGCGTCCTTTGGAGGCTGAAGCGGCAGTCCCAGACCGACTTCCATACCCCCGCGCTCTCAGCCCCCTTCGCCCTGTTCCTGAGGAGCTACGTCAGCCACATGGTGTACACCATCAGTGACCATAAGCCCGTCACCTGCACCTTTGACTTGGAG CTGAAGCCACTGGTGTCTGCCCCGCTGATCACCCTGCTGCCTGAGGGCCCGTGCACCATGGAGAGCGACCTGCTGATCAGCTACTGCCTGGCCGCAGACTTCCTCAGCAGCCCCTGGGACTGGATTGGTCTGTACAAG GTGGGGCTGCGCCACATTAATGACTATGTCTCCTATGTCTGGGTCAAGGACAACCAGGTCTCCTTCAGTGACAGGCTGAACCAG GTGTACATCGACATCAGCGACATCCCTGAGACTGAGGATCAGTTTCTCCTTTTTTACTATAGCAACAATCTACAATCTGTGGTGGGGATAAGCAAACCCTTCAAG ATCCAGCCTTtctccttcctggaggaggacccACTGGATGAAGCCCAGCCACAGATCTGA
- the INPP5K gene encoding inositol polyphosphate 5-phosphatase K isoform X3 — MEAMSPRTEPRCRTLSIHVVTWNVASAAPPPDLSDLLQLNNLNLNLDIYVIGLQELNCGIMSLLSDTAFEDPWSSYFMDVLSPLSFVKVSSVRMQGLLLLIFAKYQHLPFIQVLSTKSTPTGLFGYWGNKGGVNIFLKLYGYYVSIINCHLPPHMANNDQRLEHFDRILEMQNFEAQDTPNILDHDLIVWFGDMNFRIEDFGLHFVRESIRNQRYSDLWEKDQLGIAKRHDPLLREFQEGSLLFPPTYKFDKNSNNYDTSEKKRKPAWTDRVLWRLKRQSQTDFHTPALSAPFALFLRSYVSHMVYTISDHKPVTCTFDLELKPLVSAPLITLLPEGPCTMESDLLISYCLAADFLSSPWDWIGLYKVYIDISDIPETEDQFLLFYYSNNLQSVVGISKPFKIQPFSFLEEDPLDEAQPQI, encoded by the exons ATGGAGGCCATGAGCCCACGAACCGAGCCGAGATGCAGAACGCTCAG CATACATGTCGTGACGTGGAATGTGGCCTCTGCCGCACCCCCTCCAGACCTCAGTGATCTGCTTCAGCTGAACAACCTGAACCTGAACCTGGACATATATGTCATTGG TTTGCAGGAACTGAACTGTGGGATCATGAGCCTCCTTTCCGACACTGCCTTTGAAGACCCATGGAGCAGTTACTTCATGGACGTGCTTTCCCCTCTGAGCTTCGTCAAG GTGTCCAGTGTCCGCATGCAAGGGCTCCTCTTACTGATCTTTGCCAAGTACCAGCATTTGCCCTTTATCCAGGTCCTGTCTACTAAATCCACCCCTACCGGCCTCTTCGGGTACTGG GGGAACAAAGGGGGTGTCAACATCTTTCTGAAGCTTTACGGCTACTATGTCAGCATCATCAACTGCCACCTGCCCCCCCACATGGCCAACAATGACCAGCGGCTGGAGCACTTTGACCGGATCCTGGAGATGCAGAATTTTGAGGCACAAGATACCCCCAACATCCTGGACCATGA cCTCATTGTCTGGTTTGGAGACATGAACTTTCGGATCGAGGACTTCGGGTTGCACTTTGTTCGAGAATCCATAAGAAATCAGCGCTACAGTGACCTGTGGGAGAAGGATCAG CTCGGCATCGCCAAGAGACACGACCCACTGCTGCGGGAATTCCAGGAAGGCTCCCTGCTCTTCCCACCCACCTACAAGTTTGATAAGAACTCCAACAACTATGACACCAG tgagaAAAAGCGCAAGCCTGCTTGGACTGATCGCGTCCTTTGGAGGCTGAAGCGGCAGTCCCAGACCGACTTCCATACCCCCGCGCTCTCAGCCCCCTTCGCCCTGTTCCTGAGGAGCTACGTCAGCCACATGGTGTACACCATCAGTGACCATAAGCCCGTCACCTGCACCTTTGACTTGGAG CTGAAGCCACTGGTGTCTGCCCCGCTGATCACCCTGCTGCCTGAGGGCCCGTGCACCATGGAGAGCGACCTGCTGATCAGCTACTGCCTGGCCGCAGACTTCCTCAGCAGCCCCTGGGACTGGATTGGTCTGTACAAG GTGTACATCGACATCAGCGACATCCCTGAGACTGAGGATCAGTTTCTCCTTTTTTACTATAGCAACAATCTACAATCTGTGGTGGGGATAAGCAAACCCTTCAAG ATCCAGCCTTtctccttcctggaggaggacccACTGGATGAAGCCCAGCCACAGATCTGA
- the INPP5K gene encoding inositol polyphosphate 5-phosphatase K isoform X1 — MEAMSPRTEPRCRTLSIHVVTWNVASAAPPPDLSDLLQLNNLNLNLDIYVIGLQELNCGIMSLLSDTAFEDPWSSYFMDVLSPLSFVKVSSVRMQGLLLLIFAKYQHLPFIQVLSTKSTPTGLFGYWGNKGGVNIFLKLYGYYVSIINCHLPPHMANNDQRLEHFDRILEMQNFEAQDTPNILDHDLIVWFGDMNFRIEDFGLHFVRESIRNQRYSDLWEKDQLGIAKRHDPLLREFQEGSLLFPPTYKFDKNSNNYDTSEKKRKPAWTDRVLWRLKRQSQTDFHTPALSAPFALFLRSYVSHMVYTISDHKPVTCTFDLELKPLVSAPLITLLPEGPCTMESDLLISYCLAADFLSSPWDWIGLYKVGLRHINDYVSYVWVKDNQVSFSDRLNQVYIDISDIPETEDQFLLFYYSNNLQSVVGISKPFKIQPFSFLEEDPLDEAQPQI; from the exons ATGGAGGCCATGAGCCCACGAACCGAGCCGAGATGCAGAACGCTCAG CATACATGTCGTGACGTGGAATGTGGCCTCTGCCGCACCCCCTCCAGACCTCAGTGATCTGCTTCAGCTGAACAACCTGAACCTGAACCTGGACATATATGTCATTGG TTTGCAGGAACTGAACTGTGGGATCATGAGCCTCCTTTCCGACACTGCCTTTGAAGACCCATGGAGCAGTTACTTCATGGACGTGCTTTCCCCTCTGAGCTTCGTCAAG GTGTCCAGTGTCCGCATGCAAGGGCTCCTCTTACTGATCTTTGCCAAGTACCAGCATTTGCCCTTTATCCAGGTCCTGTCTACTAAATCCACCCCTACCGGCCTCTTCGGGTACTGG GGGAACAAAGGGGGTGTCAACATCTTTCTGAAGCTTTACGGCTACTATGTCAGCATCATCAACTGCCACCTGCCCCCCCACATGGCCAACAATGACCAGCGGCTGGAGCACTTTGACCGGATCCTGGAGATGCAGAATTTTGAGGCACAAGATACCCCCAACATCCTGGACCATGA cCTCATTGTCTGGTTTGGAGACATGAACTTTCGGATCGAGGACTTCGGGTTGCACTTTGTTCGAGAATCCATAAGAAATCAGCGCTACAGTGACCTGTGGGAGAAGGATCAG CTCGGCATCGCCAAGAGACACGACCCACTGCTGCGGGAATTCCAGGAAGGCTCCCTGCTCTTCCCACCCACCTACAAGTTTGATAAGAACTCCAACAACTATGACACCAG tgagaAAAAGCGCAAGCCTGCTTGGACTGATCGCGTCCTTTGGAGGCTGAAGCGGCAGTCCCAGACCGACTTCCATACCCCCGCGCTCTCAGCCCCCTTCGCCCTGTTCCTGAGGAGCTACGTCAGCCACATGGTGTACACCATCAGTGACCATAAGCCCGTCACCTGCACCTTTGACTTGGAG CTGAAGCCACTGGTGTCTGCCCCGCTGATCACCCTGCTGCCTGAGGGCCCGTGCACCATGGAGAGCGACCTGCTGATCAGCTACTGCCTGGCCGCAGACTTCCTCAGCAGCCCCTGGGACTGGATTGGTCTGTACAAG GTGGGGCTGCGCCACATTAATGACTATGTCTCCTATGTCTGGGTCAAGGACAACCAGGTCTCCTTCAGTGACAGGCTGAACCAG GTGTACATCGACATCAGCGACATCCCTGAGACTGAGGATCAGTTTCTCCTTTTTTACTATAGCAACAATCTACAATCTGTGGTGGGGATAAGCAAACCCTTCAAG ATCCAGCCTTtctccttcctggaggaggacccACTGGATGAAGCCCAGCCACAGATCTGA